A region from the Leopardus geoffroyi isolate Oge1 chromosome E3, O.geoffroyi_Oge1_pat1.0, whole genome shotgun sequence genome encodes:
- the ZNF597 gene encoding zinc finger protein 597 isoform X2: MSVCRLEEGIPLPHPHPEMESTLPTTGAQGPMLFEDLAVFFSQEECVCLHSVQRSLSRDTTQECFEEMALMGGKGKTEITQQLNLDSMGVEELAPENSSIAVPLVYYPEKSSETGGRDPERKVSGGTPACKKRFISLLVTIENHTPLIDPPQCLETTALSEILEFSGEEAKNLYKCPECDQSFSDNSYLVLHQRTHSGEKKYKRGDCGKLFNHRANLRTHRRSHAGEMPYKCAESGSSFRQHSHLSRHMNSHIKETPHTRGICGRGSLWPPGLAQHQKTHAAKKAYECTDCCKAFGQKTNLALREETHTSATQYPCTQWVKCFGQPSHSVLPEQGHEGDCEDDAEHCGDCRENLLLFSKFKPLKCPECAVTFLRVSELISHQSVHRGEKPHECKTCTKSFILDSELACHQKSHTGEEPFKRTTCGKKFQVE, from the exons ATGTCAGTGTGCCGACTTGAGGAAggcattcccctcccccacccccaccccgagatGGAGTCCACGCTCCCGACAACCGGGGCCCAG GGACCGATGCTGTTTGAGGATCTGGCTGTGTTTTTTTCTCaagaggagtgtgtgtgtctgcactCTGTACAGAGGTCCCTCAGCAGAGACACTACACAGGAGTGTTTCGAGGAGATGGCCTTGATGG GAGGGAAAGGCAAGACTGAGATTACTCAGCAGTTAAATCTAGACTCTATGGGAGTTGAGGAACTGGCCCCAGAAAACTCCTCCATTGCTGTGCCCCTTGTCTATTACCCAGAAAAATCTTCTGAGACTGGAGGTAGAGACCCTGAAAGGAAAGTATCAGGTGGAACTCCTGCTTGCAAGAAAAGGTTCATAAGCCTATTAGTTACCATCGAAAACCATACCCCATTAATAGACCCACCTCAATGTCTAGAAACTACAGCACTTTCTGAAATTCTTGAATTTTCTGGGGAAGAAGCCAAAAATTTGTATAAGTGTCCTGAATGTGACCAAAGCTTCAGTGATAATTCATACCTTGTTTTGCATCAGAGAACTCATTCAGGAGAGAAGAAGTATAAACGTGGTGACTGTGGGAAGCTTTTCAATCACAGAGCTAACCTGAGGACACACAGGAGAAGCCACGCTGGCGAGATGCCTTATAAGTGTGCCGAGAGCGGCAGCAGCTTCCGCCAGCACTCACATCTGTCTCGGCACATGAATAGCCACATAAAGGAGACGCCCCACACACGCGGCATCTGTGGGAGAGGTTCTTTGTGGCCCCCAGGGTTGGCACAGCATCAGAAAACCCACGCTGCCAAAAAAGCCTATGAATGTACCGACTGTTGTAAAGCTTTCGGTCAGAAGACAAATCTTGCTTTGCGTGAGGAAACGCACACGTCAGCCACCCAGTACCCGTGCACTCAGTGGGTGAAGTGCTTTGGACAGCCCTCACACTCTGTCCTCCCCGAGCAGGGCCACGAGGGCGACTGTGAGGACGACGCCGAACACTGCGGTGACTGCAGAGAAAATTTGCTTTTGTTCTCAAAATTCAAACCCTTAAAATGTCCCGAGTGCGCAGTGACCTTCCTCCGTGTCTCTGAGCTTATTTCCCATCAGAGCGTTCACAGAGGGGAAAAGCCCCATGAATGTAAAACATGTACAAAGAGCTTTATTTTGGACTCAGAGCTCGCATGCCACCAGAAGAGCCACACAGGAGAGGAGCCTTTTAAACGTACCACGTGTGGGAAAAAGTTTCAGGTTGAATAG
- the ZNF597 gene encoding zinc finger protein 597 isoform X3 yields MLFEDLAVFFSQEECVCLHSVQRSLSRDTTQECFEEMALMGGKGKTEITQQLNLDSMGVEELAPENSSIAVPLVYYPEKSSETGGRDPERKVSGGTPACKKRFISLLVTIENHTPLIDPPQCLETTALSEILEFSGEEAKNLYKCPECDQSFSDNSYLVLHQRTHSGEKKYKRGDCGKLFNHRANLRTHRRSHAGEMPYKCAESGSSFRQHSHLSRHMNSHIKETPHTRGICGRGSLWPPGLAQHQKTHAAKKAYECTDCCKAFGQKTNLALREETHTSATQYPCTQWVKCFGQPSHSVLPEQGHEGDCEDDAEHCGDCRENLLLFSKFKPLKCPECAVTFLRVSELISHQSVHRGEKPHECKTCTKSFILDSELACHQKSHTGEEPFKRTTCGKKFQVE; encoded by the exons ATGCTGTTTGAGGATCTGGCTGTGTTTTTTTCTCaagaggagtgtgtgtgtctgcactCTGTACAGAGGTCCCTCAGCAGAGACACTACACAGGAGTGTTTCGAGGAGATGGCCTTGATGG GAGGGAAAGGCAAGACTGAGATTACTCAGCAGTTAAATCTAGACTCTATGGGAGTTGAGGAACTGGCCCCAGAAAACTCCTCCATTGCTGTGCCCCTTGTCTATTACCCAGAAAAATCTTCTGAGACTGGAGGTAGAGACCCTGAAAGGAAAGTATCAGGTGGAACTCCTGCTTGCAAGAAAAGGTTCATAAGCCTATTAGTTACCATCGAAAACCATACCCCATTAATAGACCCACCTCAATGTCTAGAAACTACAGCACTTTCTGAAATTCTTGAATTTTCTGGGGAAGAAGCCAAAAATTTGTATAAGTGTCCTGAATGTGACCAAAGCTTCAGTGATAATTCATACCTTGTTTTGCATCAGAGAACTCATTCAGGAGAGAAGAAGTATAAACGTGGTGACTGTGGGAAGCTTTTCAATCACAGAGCTAACCTGAGGACACACAGGAGAAGCCACGCTGGCGAGATGCCTTATAAGTGTGCCGAGAGCGGCAGCAGCTTCCGCCAGCACTCACATCTGTCTCGGCACATGAATAGCCACATAAAGGAGACGCCCCACACACGCGGCATCTGTGGGAGAGGTTCTTTGTGGCCCCCAGGGTTGGCACAGCATCAGAAAACCCACGCTGCCAAAAAAGCCTATGAATGTACCGACTGTTGTAAAGCTTTCGGTCAGAAGACAAATCTTGCTTTGCGTGAGGAAACGCACACGTCAGCCACCCAGTACCCGTGCACTCAGTGGGTGAAGTGCTTTGGACAGCCCTCACACTCTGTCCTCCCCGAGCAGGGCCACGAGGGCGACTGTGAGGACGACGCCGAACACTGCGGTGACTGCAGAGAAAATTTGCTTTTGTTCTCAAAATTCAAACCCTTAAAATGTCCCGAGTGCGCAGTGACCTTCCTCCGTGTCTCTGAGCTTATTTCCCATCAGAGCGTTCACAGAGGGGAAAAGCCCCATGAATGTAAAACATGTACAAAGAGCTTTATTTTGGACTCAGAGCTCGCATGCCACCAGAAGAGCCACACAGGAGAGGAGCCTTTTAAACGTACCACGTGTGGGAAAAAGTTTCAGGTTGAATAG
- the ZNF597 gene encoding zinc finger protein 597 isoform X1, whose translation MANHRAEFRKRKGACRFRRLSRQLPRKGAWESSSASGSRSGESVGRRPLLLLSGSVPMSVCRLEEGIPLPHPHPEMESTLPTTGAQGPMLFEDLAVFFSQEECVCLHSVQRSLSRDTTQECFEEMALMGGKGKTEITQQLNLDSMGVEELAPENSSIAVPLVYYPEKSSETGGRDPERKVSGGTPACKKRFISLLVTIENHTPLIDPPQCLETTALSEILEFSGEEAKNLYKCPECDQSFSDNSYLVLHQRTHSGEKKYKRGDCGKLFNHRANLRTHRRSHAGEMPYKCAESGSSFRQHSHLSRHMNSHIKETPHTRGICGRGSLWPPGLAQHQKTHAAKKAYECTDCCKAFGQKTNLALREETHTSATQYPCTQWVKCFGQPSHSVLPEQGHEGDCEDDAEHCGDCRENLLLFSKFKPLKCPECAVTFLRVSELISHQSVHRGEKPHECKTCTKSFILDSELACHQKSHTGEEPFKRTTCGKKFQVE comes from the exons ATGGCCAATCACAGGGCAGAGTTTCGAAAACGCAAGGGGGCGTGCCGTTTCCGGAGGCTTTCCCGGCAGCTCCCACGTAAAGGAGCGTGGGAATCTAGCAGTGCTTCGGGCTCTAGGTCTGGAGAGTCAGTGGGGCGTCgacctctgctccttctctccgG atCTGTCCCGATGTCAGTGTGCCGACTTGAGGAAggcattcccctcccccacccccaccccgagatGGAGTCCACGCTCCCGACAACCGGGGCCCAG GGACCGATGCTGTTTGAGGATCTGGCTGTGTTTTTTTCTCaagaggagtgtgtgtgtctgcactCTGTACAGAGGTCCCTCAGCAGAGACACTACACAGGAGTGTTTCGAGGAGATGGCCTTGATGG GAGGGAAAGGCAAGACTGAGATTACTCAGCAGTTAAATCTAGACTCTATGGGAGTTGAGGAACTGGCCCCAGAAAACTCCTCCATTGCTGTGCCCCTTGTCTATTACCCAGAAAAATCTTCTGAGACTGGAGGTAGAGACCCTGAAAGGAAAGTATCAGGTGGAACTCCTGCTTGCAAGAAAAGGTTCATAAGCCTATTAGTTACCATCGAAAACCATACCCCATTAATAGACCCACCTCAATGTCTAGAAACTACAGCACTTTCTGAAATTCTTGAATTTTCTGGGGAAGAAGCCAAAAATTTGTATAAGTGTCCTGAATGTGACCAAAGCTTCAGTGATAATTCATACCTTGTTTTGCATCAGAGAACTCATTCAGGAGAGAAGAAGTATAAACGTGGTGACTGTGGGAAGCTTTTCAATCACAGAGCTAACCTGAGGACACACAGGAGAAGCCACGCTGGCGAGATGCCTTATAAGTGTGCCGAGAGCGGCAGCAGCTTCCGCCAGCACTCACATCTGTCTCGGCACATGAATAGCCACATAAAGGAGACGCCCCACACACGCGGCATCTGTGGGAGAGGTTCTTTGTGGCCCCCAGGGTTGGCACAGCATCAGAAAACCCACGCTGCCAAAAAAGCCTATGAATGTACCGACTGTTGTAAAGCTTTCGGTCAGAAGACAAATCTTGCTTTGCGTGAGGAAACGCACACGTCAGCCACCCAGTACCCGTGCACTCAGTGGGTGAAGTGCTTTGGACAGCCCTCACACTCTGTCCTCCCCGAGCAGGGCCACGAGGGCGACTGTGAGGACGACGCCGAACACTGCGGTGACTGCAGAGAAAATTTGCTTTTGTTCTCAAAATTCAAACCCTTAAAATGTCCCGAGTGCGCAGTGACCTTCCTCCGTGTCTCTGAGCTTATTTCCCATCAGAGCGTTCACAGAGGGGAAAAGCCCCATGAATGTAAAACATGTACAAAGAGCTTTATTTTGGACTCAGAGCTCGCATGCCACCAGAAGAGCCACACAGGAGAGGAGCCTTTTAAACGTACCACGTGTGGGAAAAAGTTTCAGGTTGAATAG
- the ZNF597 gene encoding zinc finger protein 597 isoform X4 gives MANHRAEFRKRKGACRFRRLSRQLPRKGAWESSSASGSRSGESVGRRPLLLLSGSVPMSVCRLEEGIPLPHPHPEMESTLPTTGAQGPMLFEDLAVFFSQEECVCLHSVQRSLSRDTTQECFEEMALMENSFRREEV, from the exons ATGGCCAATCACAGGGCAGAGTTTCGAAAACGCAAGGGGGCGTGCCGTTTCCGGAGGCTTTCCCGGCAGCTCCCACGTAAAGGAGCGTGGGAATCTAGCAGTGCTTCGGGCTCTAGGTCTGGAGAGTCAGTGGGGCGTCgacctctgctccttctctccgG atCTGTCCCGATGTCAGTGTGCCGACTTGAGGAAggcattcccctcccccacccccaccccgagatGGAGTCCACGCTCCCGACAACCGGGGCCCAG GGACCGATGCTGTTTGAGGATCTGGCTGTGTTTTTTTCTCaagaggagtgtgtgtgtctgcactCTGTACAGAGGTCCCTCAGCAGAGACACTACACAGGAGTGTTTCGAGGAGATGGCCTTGATGG AGAACTCATTCAGGAGAGAAGAAGTATAA